The genomic window TTTGGTTATCACTTTAATTGGTTTTATTACCAGTAAACGTTTTAGCTACTATGCTATCGGCTTTACAGCTTTGGCTAACATTTGCGCTTTAGTGGTATCGTTGGTGGCTTTACTCACACTTAGGCCTTACCAGCTGGCAAGGCTGGCTTCGTTTTTAAACCCCAACTTCGACCCACAAGGGGCCGGCTACCAAGCCCTGCAAAGCTTAACGGCCATCGGCAGCGGCGGTCTGCGCGGGCAAGGTTTTTTGCAAGGCACCCATACTCACTTGAGATACCTGCCCGAACAAAGCACCGATTTTATTTTTTCGGTTATCGGCGAAGAATTTGGCCTAGTTGGCAGCAGCATTATTATTGCGCTTTATATTTTTATTTTAATAAAACTACTCTATTACGCAGGCCATGCTATGGATAACTTTGGGGCTTATCTGTGCATTGGGGTTTTTTCGCTGTTACTTTTTCATGTTACCATCAATATTGGTATGGTTATTGGCTTAATCCCTATCACCGGTATCCCGCTTTTCTTACTAAGTTATGGCGGTTCATCGGCCCTTACCATTTTGGCTTTACTGGGCATAGCCAGCAACGTTTTTAGGCAGCGTTTAAAAAAATAACGGTTAATAGTCATCTTAATCATTTAAACTTTAAAGTTTTTTTAACAATTTAAGCTTAAACTGTAAAATTTACATTATTATAGCTTTACATAAATTAATTTTTTGTGTTAAACTGCGGTAATAGGATTTAACAAATGATTGTAGCCATAGACGGACCGGCCGGCAGCGGCAAAAGTGTTATTGCCCAGCTAATAGCCCAAAAGTTAGGGTTTACTTTACTTAACTCGGGTTATTTTTATCGGGCCTTAACTTACTTTGCTTTATTGCAGCATATCGATAAAGATAACGAGGCCGAGTTAGTAACTTTAGCCAACAGCTTAAACTTTAATTTAGAGGGCGGCTTTAAAGTAAACAACAGCGATATAACCTCTAAACTACATAGCGACGAAGTAAGTAACTTAGTAGCGGTAATTTCGGCTCACCCGGCGGTGCGTGAGTGTTTAAACCAAAAAATGCGTCATCTTTCCGGTAACAACTTAGTTTGTGAGGGGCGTGATATAACCACCGTGCTTTTTCCGCAGGCCGAAGTAAAAATTTACCTTGATGCCGGCGTAAAAATTAGGGCAAAACGCCGTTTTGAGCAAAAAACTAGTGCGATGACGCTTGACGAAATTGAAAAAACTATCCATTATAGAGACGAGATTGATAAGAATAAAAAAGTAGGGGCACTAAAACAAGCTGATGATGCCCTTTACATAGATACTTCAAATTTAACTATCGAAGAAGTTTGCAGTATAATTATAAAGGCAGTAGGAGCGGAGAGATGACGGAAAAGGAAGCAATGGATAACAAAACACAATTTGCACGCGAGATTGACAGTACAATAACCCGCCTTGAAGAAGGCAGTTTAATTGTAGGCGAAGTTGTGCAAATTAATAACGACTACGTTTACCTTGATGTTGGCTTAAAATCGGAGGCTCTTGTTCCTCGTAATGATTTTTTTGAAGCAGTAAACATTGGGGATAAAGCAACCGTTGTACTTAAAAGCAAAGAAGGCAAAAACGGTCCGGTGGTTTCTAAACATGTAGCCGACCAAAAGGTGTTGCTTAAACAGCTGCACGAAGCTAACAGCCAAAAGAAACCCCTTAAAGGTAAAATTACCAAACAAATTAAGGGCGGCTTTAATGTAGATATTGGCGGCGGTATTATCGCCTTTTTACCGGTATCTAAGGTAGATATTACCAGTAACGCCGAAGATTTGGAAAGCTATTTAGGGCTGGAGAGCTATTTTTACATAGACCGTTTTAGCGAAAGCCGCGGTAAAATTAACTTGGTAGTTACCCGGCGCGATTATTTATTAGAAGAAAGTGATAAAAGCCGGGCCAAGTTTTTTGCCAGCGTTAATATTGGTGATGAAATTGAAGGTGTGGTTAAAAGTTTTACCAGCTTTGGGGCTTTTGTCGATTTAGGCGGTTTTGACGGCCTTTTGCACCTTAATGATATGAGCTGGGGCCACGCTACCCGTCCTAAAGATTACGTTAAAAAAGACGAAAAAGTTAAGCTAAAAGTTGTTAGGCTCGACCCGGAAAATAAACGTATTAATTTAAGCT from Spirochaetaceae bacterium includes these protein-coding regions:
- the cmk gene encoding (d)CMP kinase — its product is MIVAIDGPAGSGKSVIAQLIAQKLGFTLLNSGYFYRALTYFALLQHIDKDNEAELVTLANSLNFNLEGGFKVNNSDITSKLHSDEVSNLVAVISAHPAVRECLNQKMRHLSGNNLVCEGRDITTVLFPQAEVKIYLDAGVKIRAKRRFEQKTSAMTLDEIEKTIHYRDEIDKNKKVGALKQADDALYIDTSNLTIEEVCSIIIKAVGAER